In Rhizoctonia solani chromosome 7, complete sequence, one DNA window encodes the following:
- a CDS encoding Retrotransposable element Tf2 protein, with translation MLDGTISQSGCIWHQVQLAVLANGHPHSIPFLVCPIGNTLAILGMTWLTAEAPLIDWQQGLVTFPEQAQIALEEEADPDPLANLPTQYHEFAKTQSPERLNSTSTKNWQQATGKICTSTSLAGTPVMFVKKADGSLRLVVDYRKLNNVTHKNVYPLPRQDNLMAKLWHTKIFTKLGLCWGYNNVRIKEGVEWKTAFHTKYGLFEYLVMPFGLTNTPAAFQHFMNDLFRDLINVTMVIYLDDILIFSEKPEEHPSHVREVLSRLLANQLFCKLSICHFHVTTVDYLGIVISPAGFSMDQKKIKAVMSWP, from the exons atgctagatggtacaatctcccagagtggttgcatatggcaccaaGTACAACTTgcagtcttggccaatggccatccccattccattcctttcctagtTTGCCCAATTGGCAATACCTTGGctatacttggcatgacttggcttACAGCAGAGGCTCCCcttattgactggcaacagggattagtcacattccctgaacaagcacAAATagccttggaagaagaagcagaccctGACCCTCTGGCCAACCTCCCCActcaataccatgagtttgccaag ACACAGAGTCCAGAGCGCTTAAACAGCACATCAACAAAAAACTGGCAACaggcaacaggcaagatctgcACTAGCACCTCCTTGGCTGGCACACCTGTGatgtttgtcaagaaggcagatggatcccTTAGGCTGGTAGTAGACTATAGGAAGCTGAACAATGTAACACACAAGAATGTCTACCCACTCCCTAGGCAGGACAACCTAATGGCAAAACTATGGCACACAAAGATCTTCACAAAACTGGGCCTatgctggggttacaacaacgtcagaatcaaggaaggtgttgaatggaaaacagccttccaCACAAAATACGgcctatttgaataccttgTTATGCCCTTTGGACTGACCAACACCCCTGCAGCatttcaacacttcatgaatgatctGTTCAGGGACCTAATCAACGTGACCATGGTTATTTATCTAgatgacatcttgatcttctcagaaaagcCAGAAGAACATCCTAGTCATGTCAGGGAGGTTTTATCCAGACTCCTGGCAAaccagctattctgtaaaTTGTCAAtatgccacttccatgtgaCTACAGTTGACTACctgggcattgtcatatcacCAGCAggtttctccatggaccaaaagaagatcaAGGCAGTCATGTCATGGCCCTag
- a CDS encoding Retrotransposable element Tf2 protein, producing MHIHPVFHINLLTKFHPDPHRCDPPQTAPIITEEGEEEYKVERILDSKWKGCSKVRKLWYLVKWHGYDKGSNSWEPVDNVVNTKEAIEDFHKEHPDAVGA from the coding sequence ATGCACATACATCCTGTCTTCCATATAAACCTTCTTACAAAGttccatcctgaccctcaCAGATGTGATCCTCCCCAAACTGCACCTAtcatcacagaagaaggtgaggaggaatacaaagtagaaagAATCTTGGACagtaaatggaaaggatgcAGCAAAGTAAGGAAACTTTGGTACTTAGTCAAATGGCACGGATATGACAAAGGCAGTAACTCTTGGGAACCAGTAGATAACGTGGTCAACACTAAAGAGGCAATAGAAGATTTTCATAAGGAGCaccctgatgcagttggagcttga
- a CDS encoding Retrotransposable element Tf2 protein, whose translation MHVWKLHGLPVKTVLDRGTMFTGKFLRALYKQLGIKPAFSSAYHPESDGQTEQVNQFIEFYLRSYITVDHSDWATWLPLAEFAYNNAKHPATRKTPFELVS comes from the coding sequence ATGCATGTATGGAAACTTCACGGGTTACCAGTGAAAACAGTATTGGACAGGGGAACTAtgttcacagggaaatttcTCAGGGCCCTTTACAAACAACTAGGCATCAAACCAGCCTTCTCTTCAGCCTATCACCCAGaatcagatggacagacagaacaagtcaaccagttcattgagttctacctgagGTCATACATCACTGTGGACCACTCAGATTGGGCAACATGGCTCCCCCTAgcagaatttgcctacaacaatgcaaaGCACCCTGCCACCAGGAAAACCCCATTTGAAttggtgtcctag
- a CDS encoding Retrotransposable element Tf2 protein, with translation MAGNKGAIPKYSIGNKVWLDGKNIQLQSNSNKLDPKCLGPFKIQEKISLHAYCLKLPETMKIHNAFYVGLLSKSHKSPSQPFLERPPPETIEGEEEYKVKQIINSKMQWENGFTSSSGKDMDWKTTPGNQKSF, from the coding sequence ATGGCAGGAAACAAGGGTGCAATCCCCAAATACTcaattggcaacaaggtctggctggatggaaaAAACATCCAACTCCAATCCAACTCAAACAAACTGGACCCTAAATGCCTGGGACCATTCAAAATCCAGGAAAAGATCTCTTTGCATGCCTACTGCCTCAAACTTCCAGAGACaatgaaaatccacaatgcattctatgtaggacttTTATCTAAATCTCACAAGTCACCTAGTCAACCCTTCCTGGAGAGAcctcctcctgaaacaatagaaggagaagaagaatacaaggtaaaACAAATCATAAACTCCAAAATGCAatgggaaaatggttttacctcatcaagtggaaaggatatggactggaagacaactcctgggaaccagaagagctTCTAG
- a CDS encoding Transposon Tf2-7 polyprotein, giving the protein MSWLKLHNPTIDWPNKHITFNSQYCNNTCLSVSNSILGNVGGTSNHLEGIPEDLGGVEVIEPLEGIPRETGGTVDSPLESIPVELRNFAEVFSEDMKVTELPPHRPFDLGIDLIDPDKPVKAMVYPLKASDDEELRKLLKEQLDKGLICPSKSKYGSPVHFVNKKNGKRRMVVDYRSLNANTGAKYFSTIDLKSGYNLVRIKEGDEWKTAFKTKYGLFEYLVMPFGLCNAPAAFQHFMNEIFRDILDVYVVVYLDNILIFSESRELHTKHLQEVLKRLQDNACYCNLEKCNFYASEVDYLGVIANGEGVKADPKKITQAVDWATPRSVKGVQEFLGFIKFYRRFIHNFSKLAQPLYQLLQKNIPWEWGERQEVSFKALKQALIESPVLIQPNPYKEFFLECDASDFATGAVLNQKGSDDKLHPVAFLSKSLAPAERNYDIFDKELLAVVRALKEWRHLLEGTVIPVKILTDHKNLEYFQTKRDLNQRQLRWMGFLADYNYRIVYRPGAQNRKADILSRREDHKSAVKEGGETPVLISPELFIAAIQTDSDLNDLIRDALHDDKAVYKILKSLEEDIPVKGWKLDNGLLYYHDRIYVPNEPEIRKAILESRHDNPSTGHPGQFRTLDLLSRDYYWSGMKQSVTKYVQACDSCIRRKHSNRAPEGLLQNIDLPNKPWEEITYDLIVGLPTSEGYDAILTVVDQLSKMVHFIPTHSDATAVDVANLFVSFVWKLHGLPRKTISDRGPQFNAKFLRQVYKWLGIEPHFSTAYRPQVDGQSERLNQFVEIYLRHYINYRQTDWVASLPLAEFAYNNGKHSGSKHSPFYMCYGYNPDFTVGNTKESHVPQADNLADFLKEIQTEAKAALEIAARQNAQYYDLNRREATKLEAFHKLEHKQLGPYKVLEKIGRNSYKLDLPKSMKVHPVFNIALLHKKPVDEYDRDPVPLPPVVTADGEEEYTVERILDSKKVGRQVKYLVKWKGYGPEDNTWEPKAHLANAPEKLAKFHCEYPEAAGP; this is encoded by the exons tggctcaagttacacaaccctactatagactggcctaataagcATATTACTTttaattctcaatattgtaacaatacttgtctttctgtttctaattctatcctgggaaatgttggtgggacttctaaccaccttgaaggcataccagaagacttaggaggtgttgaggtaattgaacctcttgaaggcatccctagggaaactggaggtactgtggattctccacttgaaagtatcccagtagaactgcgcaattttgcggaggtattttctgaggacatgaaggtgacggaactgcctccgcaccgtccttttgatttagggattgatttaatcgatcctgataaacctgttaaggctatggtataccccttgaaggcatctgatgatgaggaacttagaaaactccttaaagaacaattggacaaaggattgatttgcccatccaagtccaaatatggttccccagttcactttgtcaacaagaaaaatgggaaaaggcgtatggttgtggattatagatccctaaatgcaaataca ggcgcaaaatacttttccaccattgacctgaaatctggatataacttggtccggataaaggaaggtgatgaatggaagactgcgtttaaaaccaaatatggcctgtttgaatacctagtcatgccctttgggttatgcaacgctcctgctgcatttcagcacttcatgaatgagatatttagggacatattggacgtctatgtagtagtatatctagacaacatcctaatattctcagaaagcagggaattacacacaaaacatctccaagaggtactgaaaaggctgcaagacaatgcatgctactgtaacctggagaagtgtaatttctatgcatctgaagtagattaccttggtgtcattgccaatggtgaaggagtgaaagcagatcccaagaaaatcactcaagcggttgattgggcaacaccgcgctctgtcaaaggggttcaagagtttttgggctttataaaGTTCTATAGGCGCTTCATAcataacttctcaaaattggcacaacccttataccaactactccaaaagaatataccttgggaatggggtgaacgccaagaagtgtcttttaaagctcttaaacaggctctaattgaatcccctgtCTTAATCCAACCcaatccatacaaggagtttttccttgagtgtgacgcctctgattttgcaacgggcgctgtccttaatcaaaagggcagtgatgataaattacacccggttgcattcctatcaaaatccctagcacctgctgaaagaaactatgatatctttgataaagagttactagcagtagtaagggctttaaaggaatggcgtcacctgctggaaggaacagtaatccctgtcaaaatactgacagaccataaaaatctggagtacttccagacaaaaagggatctgaaccaaaggcagttaaggtggatgggatttttggcagattacaactataggattgtgtataggccgggcgcacagaatagaaaagcagatattctctctcgacgtgaagaccacaagtctgcggttaaagaggggggtgaaacccctgtgctcataagcccagagctttttattgcagctattcaaacagatagtgaccttaatgatctaataagggacgctctgcatgatgataaagctgtatacaaaatccttaaatccttggaagaggacaTACCCGTTAAAGGATGGAAACTTGATAATGGCTTACTCTACTATCATGACCGGATTTATGTCCCtaatgagccagaaatcaggaaagccatcttagaaagcaggcatgataacccttctactgggcacccaggacagttcagaaccctagacctcctttcaagggattactactggtcagggatgaaacaatctgtaacaaaatatgtccaagcatgcgattcatgcatacgtagAAAACACTCCAACCgggctcctgaaggtctccttcaaaacatagatttacccaataagccctgggaggaaataacgtatgacttgattgtaggactccccacctcagaaggatatgatgcaatattaacagtagtggaccaattatccaaaatggttcattttataccaacgcactctgatgctactgctgttgatgttgcaaacctctttgtatcctttgtgtggaagttacatgggttacccaggaaaaccattTCGGACCGAGGCCCCCAATTTAATGCAAAATTCCTGAGACAAGTCTACAAGTGGttggggatagaaccacatttctccactgcatacagaccacaagttgatggacaaagtgaacgcttaaaccagtttgtggaaatTTACCTACGCCACTACATCAACtatagacaaacagactgggttgcatcactaccacttgcagaatttgcatacaataatgggaaacactcaggctccaaacactctcccttctacatgtgctatggttataatccagacttcacagttggaaataccaaggaaagccatgtcccccaaGCCGACAACCTAGCAGACTTCCTGAAAGAAATCCAAACTGAAGcaaaagctgctttagaaattgctgcaagacaaaatgcgcaatactatgatttaaacagaagggaagcaaccaagctggaa gccttccaTAAGCTAGAACATAAGCAATTGGGGCCCTAcaaggtcttggagaaaattggcaggaactcttataaactggatctccctaaatccatgaaagtccatcctgtcttcaacattgccctATTACACAAAAAGCCAGTAGACGAGTATGACCGTGATCCAGTCCCACTCcccccagttgtcacagctgatggagaagaggaatatactgttgaaaggatcctagactccaagaaagtgggtcgacaagtcaaatacttggttaaatggaaagggtatggaccagaggataacacatgggagcccaaggcccacttagccaatgcccctgaaaaATTGGCTAAGTTTCACTGTGAATAtccagaggcagctggaccttaa